In Deltaproteobacteria bacterium, a single window of DNA contains:
- a CDS encoding CoA transferase — MESKDKLNRFIRDQRSEAKVSDLPLKDLRIIDMATVLAAPFAATLMGDFGAEVIKVEPPETPDAIRRWGVLESGIQPFWAVFGRNKLPVTIDLKSPDGKEIFFRLIEKSDVLIENMRPGTMERLGFDMEKLLEVNPGLVIGRVSGYGQTGPYASKPGFGTLAEGLSGFTYLNAQPGGIPTNAPLALADFITGMHLAFAIMLALRGQERGEKGGGVIDISLYEPLFGLFGSEFLSYTLSGEVPQPQGSELSYVVPRNNYMTRDGRWVTLSGAAQKPFERLMEIVGHPEMKDDPRYRINEERIKEENRRVINQVISDWIGGKNLKEIVEICGRSGITAGPVANMEDIFKDVHYQARKSWIEIEDPVTRTPLKMPNVSFGLLNTPGRIRFPGLPLSSANEVVFQDLLEFSVEEIKRFRGEGTI, encoded by the coding sequence GTGGAATCAAAAGACAAGCTCAATCGTTTTATCCGTGACCAGAGGTCTGAAGCCAAAGTCTCTGATCTTCCATTGAAGGATTTGAGAATAATAGACATGGCCACGGTCTTGGCTGCGCCTTTTGCCGCCACGCTCATGGGAGATTTTGGCGCTGAGGTCATCAAGGTAGAACCCCCTGAGACGCCTGACGCCATTCGGAGATGGGGGGTTCTTGAAAGCGGGATTCAGCCTTTCTGGGCGGTGTTCGGCCGGAACAAGCTCCCGGTGACCATTGATCTGAAATCGCCGGACGGAAAGGAGATTTTTTTCAGGCTCATCGAAAAATCTGACGTGCTCATAGAGAACATGCGCCCGGGCACCATGGAAAGGCTGGGGTTTGACATGGAGAAACTCCTGGAAGTGAACCCGGGCCTGGTCATCGGCCGGGTTTCAGGATACGGTCAAACCGGGCCTTATGCCTCAAAGCCCGGATTTGGCACCCTGGCCGAAGGTTTGAGCGGTTTTACCTATCTCAACGCTCAGCCGGGCGGCATCCCTACTAACGCGCCCCTGGCCCTGGCGGATTTTATTACTGGTATGCATCTGGCTTTTGCCATCATGTTGGCCTTGAGGGGGCAGGAGAGGGGAGAAAAAGGAGGGGGCGTTATTGATATTTCCCTGTATGAGCCCCTTTTCGGGCTGTTTGGCTCGGAATTCCTGTCTTATACCCTCAGTGGCGAGGTGCCGCAGCCTCAGGGTAGTGAGTTGAGCTATGTCGTTCCCAGGAATAACTACATGACCAGGGATGGAAGATGGGTGACCCTTTCCGGGGCCGCTCAGAAACCATTTGAAAGGCTGATGGAGATCGTCGGCCATCCTGAGATGAAGGACGATCCTCGCTACAGGATCAATGAAGAGCGTATCAAGGAGGAAAACCGCCGTGTCATCAACCAGGTGATCTCAGACTGGATCGGAGGCAAAAATCTCAAAGAAATCGTTGAGATTTGCGGTCGCTCCGGTATTACGGCCGGACCGGTAGCCAACATGGAGGACATCTTTAAGGATGTTCACTATCAGGCTAGAAAGTCCTGGATCGAGATAGAGGACCCTGTCACCAGGACCCCCCTCAAGATGCCTAACGTCTCCTTTGGACTCCTCAACACCCCGGGCAGGATTCGATTTCCCGGCCTGCCTCTCAGCTCGGCCAATGAGGTCGTCTTTCAGGATCTCCTTGAATTTTCTGTTGAGGAGATAAAGAGGTTCAGGGGAGAAGGGACTATCTAA
- a CDS encoding enoyl-CoA hydratase/isomerase family protein produces MPGVSVDVDDRKELGCAARVTLDNTAKLNIINTPLIQDLIRAIESFHDDERLRVMVLTGAGNRAFIGGVDINEMSRLDSTNAEAFIASVHQICLAIRSLPVPVIARISGYCLGGGLEVAAACDMRVASEDSTFGLPEVNVGLPSVIEAALLPRLVGWGKAREIIYTGRYLSAAEALECGLVERVVSPEKLDAAVEEWVEAILNAGPQAIRLQKALIRHWEILPPDEAIEKGIQTFGQAYETDEPQRFMKRFLERRRDKD; encoded by the coding sequence ATGCCGGGTGTTTCCGTTGATGTGGATGACCGGAAGGAGTTGGGGTGCGCGGCGCGGGTTACGCTCGATAACACGGCCAAGCTCAATATCATCAACACGCCGCTCATTCAGGACCTGATCAGGGCGATTGAAAGCTTTCATGATGATGAAAGGCTGCGGGTGATGGTCTTGACCGGGGCCGGGAACCGGGCGTTTATTGGCGGAGTTGATATCAATGAGATGTCTCGGCTGGATTCCACTAACGCCGAAGCGTTCATTGCGAGCGTGCATCAGATATGCCTTGCGATTCGAAGTCTGCCTGTGCCTGTTATCGCCCGCATATCGGGTTATTGCCTCGGTGGCGGGCTTGAGGTTGCGGCCGCCTGCGATATGCGGGTGGCGAGCGAGGATTCCACGTTTGGCTTGCCTGAGGTGAATGTGGGGCTCCCCTCTGTGATCGAAGCGGCTCTCTTACCCCGGCTGGTAGGCTGGGGCAAGGCGCGTGAGATTATCTACACCGGCCGCTATCTTTCAGCCGCCGAGGCCCTGGAGTGCGGGCTGGTCGAGCGCGTCGTATCACCTGAAAAGCTGGATGCTGCGGTTGAAGAATGGGTGGAGGCCATTCTCAATGCTGGCCCGCAGGCCATCCGTCTTCAGAAGGCCCTTATCCGCCACTGGGAAATCCTGCCTCCTGATGAGGCGATTGAGAAAGGAATTCAAACCTTCGGGCAGGCCTATGAAACTGACGAACCTCAAAGGTTCATGAAGCGTTTCCTGGAGCGCAGGCGGGATAAAGATTGA
- a CDS encoding MmgE/PrpD family protein — protein MTRTLARFCVKANTADIPAAIFDHVKVAFMDWLGVTMAGKDEPLVQKLLKYTDLLGGAQQATILGHSVKKTVSQAALINGAASHALDYDDTLSFFLGHPSVTLFPGLLSLSEWKGRNGADFLSSYLIGLKVGTTIAACAGAEHYAAGWHATSTMGHLASAAACSRLLGLNEQQTVFALGIAGTQSSGLKRVFGTMCKPFHAGLASEAGVMAALLASDGFTSAEDILEGPGGLFQAMKGAVKEDILNSLGQSWGIEHLAQKYHASCHFTHSPIEAAVSVFEKQGLSVKDVRSIKVRVSETALSAADKMEAHTGLEGKFSVPYCVANALVRGNTGLQAFTDDKVADPEIKELMNKISVKVAPEMQAMESRVEIETSEGQVYSAFTDIFREIPELDVKKIKIKAKFTDLCEPVMGGDKTQKLMDAISSLEKIEDMNSLTGLV, from the coding sequence ATGACAAGGACGCTTGCCAGATTTTGTGTCAAGGCCAATACAGCTGATATTCCAGCTGCAATATTTGACCATGTTAAAGTAGCCTTCATGGATTGGCTGGGCGTGACCATGGCCGGGAAGGACGAACCCCTGGTGCAGAAGCTGCTCAAGTACACCGATCTCCTGGGAGGGGCGCAGCAGGCAACCATTCTGGGTCACAGCGTAAAGAAGACCGTTTCCCAGGCCGCGCTCATCAATGGAGCCGCATCGCATGCCCTGGATTACGACGACACCCTGTCATTTTTTCTGGGCCATCCTTCAGTAACCCTTTTTCCAGGGCTGCTGTCTCTAAGCGAGTGGAAAGGCAGGAACGGAGCCGATTTCCTGTCGTCCTACCTCATCGGCCTTAAGGTCGGCACAACCATCGCCGCCTGCGCCGGGGCCGAACATTACGCCGCCGGATGGCACGCCACTTCCACCATGGGTCATCTGGCCTCGGCCGCGGCCTGTTCCCGTCTCCTGGGTCTGAATGAACAGCAGACGGTTTTCGCCCTGGGCATCGCGGGCACGCAGAGCTCGGGACTGAAAAGGGTCTTTGGAACCATGTGCAAACCATTCCACGCCGGACTGGCGTCAGAGGCAGGGGTGATGGCCGCCCTGCTGGCCAGCGACGGTTTCACCAGCGCCGAAGACATCCTTGAAGGGCCCGGCGGTCTTTTCCAGGCCATGAAAGGCGCGGTGAAGGAGGACATCCTGAACTCGCTCGGCCAGTCCTGGGGAATCGAGCATCTGGCGCAGAAGTACCATGCCTCCTGTCATTTCACGCACTCTCCCATCGAGGCGGCCGTATCTGTCTTTGAAAAACAAGGGCTGTCTGTCAAGGACGTCAGGTCAATTAAAGTCCGCGTCAGTGAAACGGCATTGAGCGCGGCCGACAAGATGGAAGCGCATACAGGGTTGGAAGGCAAGTTTAGCGTCCCCTACTGCGTGGCCAACGCCCTGGTGCGAGGCAACACCGGCCTGCAGGCCTTTACGGACGACAAGGTCGCCGACCCCGAAATAAAAGAACTTATGAACAAGATATCGGTAAAGGTCGCTCCAGAAATGCAGGCCATGGAATCCAGGGTGGAGATAGAGACAAGCGAGGGTCAGGTCTATTCTGCATTTACAGACATCTTCAGAGAGATCCCGGAGCTGGATGTTAAAAAAATAAAAATAAAGGCCAAGTTCACCGACCTGTGCGAACCGGTGATGGGCGGCGATAAAACTCAGAAGCTCATGGATGCAATCTCATCCTTAGAAAAAATTGAGGACATGAATTCATTGACCGGATTGGTTTAA
- the meaB gene encoding methylmalonyl Co-A mutase-associated GTPase MeaB encodes MTSKWEALISEMKSGSIRALTRLITRVENREPGWMEAMKRVYADTGKARVVGITGAPGTGKSTLTSRMTRTLVDQGFKVGVIAVDPSSPFSGGALLGDRVRMMDVSDLNGVFVRSMATRGVLGGLNQSARDVAKIMDAFGKDFILIETVGVGQDEVEVVRTADLVLVVCVPGQGDAIQTIKAGIMEIADIFIVNKADLKGADQVVMDIEAMLELDMDTEAPRPPILKTVAIKGNGIVELVQKTHELLKTLNKQTVWQEERIREELIGLLEKEIVGLIKKNWNKDGSLDQAVRQVMARENDPYSIVQEIIAPLTPLLPGA; translated from the coding sequence ATGACTAGCAAATGGGAAGCATTGATCAGCGAGATGAAGAGCGGCTCCATCCGCGCCCTGACCAGGCTGATCACGCGGGTCGAAAACCGCGAACCAGGATGGATGGAAGCCATGAAGCGGGTTTACGCCGACACGGGAAAGGCCCGGGTGGTGGGCATTACCGGGGCTCCAGGCACGGGCAAGAGTACCCTCACCAGCCGTATGACCCGCACTCTCGTGGACCAGGGCTTCAAGGTGGGCGTCATTGCGGTTGATCCTTCAAGCCCCTTTTCCGGCGGCGCCCTGCTCGGAGATCGCGTCCGCATGATGGATGTGAGCGACCTGAACGGCGTTTTCGTCCGCTCCATGGCTACCAGAGGAGTCCTGGGGGGGCTGAACCAGTCTGCTCGCGATGTGGCCAAGATCATGGACGCCTTTGGCAAGGACTTCATCCTCATCGAAACCGTTGGCGTCGGGCAGGACGAGGTCGAGGTCGTCAGGACCGCGGACCTGGTCCTGGTGGTCTGTGTCCCCGGACAGGGTGACGCGATTCAGACCATCAAGGCGGGCATCATGGAGATAGCCGATATATTTATCGTCAACAAGGCCGACCTGAAGGGCGCAGACCAGGTGGTTATGGATATCGAGGCCATGCTGGAGCTTGACATGGATACAGAAGCTCCCAGGCCTCCGATTCTGAAAACCGTGGCCATAAAAGGCAATGGAATTGTCGAGCTCGTGCAGAAAACACATGAGCTATTGAAAACCCTCAACAAACAGACCGTGTGGCAGGAAGAACGGATTCGCGAGGAACTGATCGGACTGCTGGAAAAGGAAATCGTGGGCCTCATCAAAAAAAACTGGAACAAGGACGGCAGCCTTGACCAGGCCGTGAGACAGGTCATGGCCCGCGAAAACGACCCCTACTCCATTGTTCAGGAAATCATCGCTCCTCTGACCCCTCTTTTGCCAGGGGCATGA
- a CDS encoding enoyl-CoA hydratase/isomerase family protein yields MESEVLQVEKQDHICTLIFNRPEKRNALTPGLLIELYETLDEFSRGDEVRTLIFRGAGDKAFCAGYDIGAIPTDVSPEIQKALKRSNPVELALDSVKNFPYPTVAMLNGYTFGAGFNLAMCCDIRIARDDIRMGMPPAKLGLVYHPEGIKQFLDALGMARTREVFLTARTYGGTEAKEKGLVDYLVPRSELESFTFQFAKEITQNAPLSLKGTKKIINMFGRSMTLSEADLEEAQVLVREAFASQDLKEGQKAFLEKRKPEFVGR; encoded by the coding sequence ATGGAGAGTGAGGTTCTTCAGGTCGAAAAACAAGATCATATCTGCACCCTGATTTTTAACCGGCCCGAAAAGAGAAACGCCCTGACACCGGGCCTGCTTATTGAACTTTATGAAACCCTGGATGAATTCTCCAGGGGCGACGAAGTCCGGACCCTAATCTTCCGGGGCGCTGGAGACAAAGCCTTCTGCGCCGGATACGACATCGGCGCCATCCCGACGGACGTTTCCCCGGAGATTCAAAAAGCGCTCAAAAGAAGCAACCCCGTGGAACTGGCCCTGGACAGTGTCAAAAATTTCCCATACCCCACGGTGGCCATGCTGAACGGGTATACCTTTGGGGCCGGCTTCAACCTGGCCATGTGCTGCGACATCCGCATTGCCAGAGACGACATCCGCATGGGTATGCCGCCGGCCAAACTGGGCCTGGTCTATCATCCGGAAGGCATTAAGCAGTTTCTGGACGCCCTGGGCATGGCCCGGACCAGGGAAGTTTTTCTGACCGCCCGCACATACGGCGGCACTGAAGCCAAAGAAAAGGGGCTGGTGGATTACCTGGTTCCCAGGTCAGAGCTGGAATCTTTTACCTTTCAGTTTGCCAAAGAAATTACACAGAACGCCCCCTTGTCTCTTAAAGGAACAAAAAAAATCATAAACATGTTCGGGCGCTCCATGACTTTAAGCGAGGCCGATCTTGAGGAAGCCCAGGTCCTCGTCAGGGAAGCCTTTGCCAGCCAGGACCTTAAAGAGGGACAGAAGGCCTTCCTGGAAAAACGCAAACCAGAATTTGTTGGCCGGTAG
- a CDS encoding CoA transferase: MKGLLSDVRILDLTRMLAGPYGTMILADMGAEMIKIEDHRGDYTRLGVQTSLGGMGAYFLAVNRNKKSVVLDMKVPRGLEIFYELVKVSDVVMDNMRPQALSRLKCDYEDLRQVNPRIISCSLSGFGHTGPYRDRPSFDLTIQALSGGMSITGEQGGPPVRMGIPIGDLAGGLFAALSVVSALHFREKTGKGQKLDISLLDCQISLMSYLASYYLIGGILSGPQGSRHGTLVPYEAFKTKDIWIVVATVTEPFWEGLCVALGLEELVLDERFKNSIKRLDNHDELIPILQEAFLEKTAAQWLELLQEADVPCAPVNTLDRAFSDPQVLARNMIPELFDPRLGKFKLAGNPVKASRTEEVFQPPPRLGENTEQVLKQLLGYSDDKIKTLLDEKVIGVKEEEDNGE; encoded by the coding sequence ATGAAAGGCCTGTTATCAGATGTTCGCATTTTGGACCTGACCAGGATGCTGGCCGGACCTTACGGCACCATGATCCTGGCCGACATGGGAGCCGAGATGATCAAGATCGAGGATCACCGCGGCGACTACACCCGCCTTGGAGTCCAAACGTCACTTGGAGGGATGGGCGCCTACTTCCTGGCGGTCAACCGCAACAAAAAAAGCGTGGTCCTGGATATGAAGGTACCCAGGGGTCTGGAGATATTTTACGAACTGGTAAAGGTTTCTGACGTGGTTATGGACAACATGAGGCCTCAGGCCCTGAGCCGGCTCAAGTGCGATTACGAAGACCTCAGGCAGGTGAATCCTCGTATTATCTCCTGTTCTCTGAGCGGGTTTGGCCACACCGGCCCGTACCGGGACCGTCCTTCCTTTGATCTCACCATTCAGGCGTTGAGCGGAGGCATGAGCATTACCGGGGAGCAAGGCGGCCCCCCGGTCAGGATGGGCATACCGATCGGGGACCTGGCCGGTGGCCTTTTCGCGGCCTTATCAGTTGTTTCAGCCCTGCACTTTCGCGAAAAGACGGGAAAAGGCCAGAAGCTGGACATCAGTCTGCTGGACTGCCAGATATCCCTGATGTCCTACCTGGCCTCATATTACCTCATCGGCGGTATACTCTCCGGCCCCCAGGGGTCTCGCCACGGAACCCTGGTGCCTTACGAAGCCTTTAAGACAAAAGATATCTGGATCGTGGTGGCGACCGTTACAGAACCCTTCTGGGAAGGACTCTGTGTCGCCCTCGGACTTGAAGAGCTTGTGCTGGATGAACGCTTCAAGAATTCTATCAAGCGTCTTGATAACCACGACGAACTCATCCCCATCCTGCAAGAGGCCTTCCTCGAGAAGACGGCTGCCCAGTGGCTTGAGCTCCTGCAAGAGGCGGACGTGCCTTGTGCCCCGGTGAACACCCTGGACCGCGCCTTTAGCGACCCGCAGGTCCTGGCGCGAAACATGATCCCTGAACTTTTTGACCCGCGTTTAGGGAAATTTAAACTGGCAGGCAATCCGGTCAAGGCTTCCAGGACAGAGGAGGTCTTTCAGCCGCCGCCCCGGCTTGGAGAAAATACCGAGCAAGTCCTGAAACAGCTCCTTGGATATTCTGACGATAAGATAAAGACACTTCTGGATGAAAAAGTGATCGGCGTTAAGGAGGAGGAAGATAATGGAGAGTGA
- a CDS encoding cobalamin B12-binding domain-containing protein gives MEMDRKIRVLVTKIGLDGHDRGAKVIAYGLRDAGFEVIFLGVRQTPDQIVNTAIQEDVDVVGLSILSGAHMHLTRRVIEALKEKGGEDIIILIGGLIPEEDNSPLKEMGVTEIFTSGTDISRVAQVINEHVKAEK, from the coding sequence ATGGAAATGGATAGGAAAATCAGGGTCCTTGTAACGAAAATCGGATTGGATGGACACGATAGAGGGGCCAAGGTCATTGCTTATGGTTTGCGGGATGCGGGATTTGAGGTTATCTTCCTGGGGGTGCGTCAGACCCCGGATCAGATCGTAAACACGGCCATCCAGGAAGATGTGGATGTGGTGGGCCTGTCCATCTTATCGGGCGCCCATATGCATTTGACCAGACGAGTCATCGAGGCGCTCAAGGAAAAGGGTGGTGAGGACATCATCATTCTGATCGGCGGTTTGATTCCCGAGGAGGACAATTCTCCTCTCAAGGAAATGGGCGTGACAGAAATTTTTACTTCTGGCACTGATATCAGCCGGGTCGCCCAGGTTATCAACGAACATGTCAAGGCGGAAAAGTAG
- a CDS encoding radical SAM protein, whose amino-acid sequence MAANPFRFPLSKNSDSQRHSPDDLLGSCLRELLRLLVPTQDHQDIRVDGYRLLNDRHTVHPLYPPEGMERFESSDPLDLYEPRLRFIRCLLESLMSVIDLEANGETVQVDVFRLKDLNQWLGPGGGATDILAHAASRCNLNCRFCYNKGTAPPLRPRRREPLEEYEEIQTRINHYVPSAKLNIFPWMGSPAEALAHPHILKILTALRQKTAEPFRISTNGSTLSPEVIRSLVRHKPVSLDVSLNSSSPARRQWLMNDPEPQKALDSLAHLREADIPYSVVIVPWPFPSPEIMLEDLQKTVAFAAAFDPTLIQISLPGYSRAFSKEDSFSLHEIWRLLKSKILGLRLSTDCPMVMRPGLFEEYTDPDRLNDPVLIGVVKNSPLARAGLCQGDRILKINGLPVKNRPQARSLLTLLHQSDLKGASLSIQRNGTPLDLELNLFDFDYPYIPETATHLGGVFPCSGLPLEWMEKLRQIVAARKARKVLVLTSTLVRPFLEKFTSVQGRLPGTNLYIRVPRNHYFGGNIFMGDLIVVEDFIRAIEEFIDQEKILPDLAVIPSSAFSLSGWGRDLTGRVYLDIERRTKVPLALIECDPIFD is encoded by the coding sequence ATGGCAGCGAACCCCTTTAGATTTCCCTTAAGTAAGAATTCTGATTCCCAGAGGCACAGCCCGGACGATCTGCTCGGGTCCTGCCTGCGCGAACTGCTGCGCCTCCTGGTGCCCACGCAGGATCATCAGGACATCAGGGTTGACGGGTACAGGCTGCTCAATGACCGGCATACGGTGCACCCTCTCTACCCTCCCGAAGGTATGGAGAGATTTGAGTCTTCAGACCCTCTGGATTTGTATGAACCCAGGTTGCGTTTTATCCGGTGTCTCCTTGAATCCTTGATGAGCGTTATTGATTTAGAAGCGAATGGAGAAACGGTTCAGGTGGACGTGTTCCGGCTTAAGGACCTGAATCAATGGCTTGGCCCCGGCGGGGGAGCGACAGATATCCTGGCCCATGCGGCCTCCAGATGCAACCTGAACTGCCGTTTTTGTTACAACAAGGGAACGGCTCCCCCTTTGAGACCAAGGCGGCGCGAACCCCTGGAGGAATATGAGGAGATACAAACGCGCATCAATCATTACGTTCCGTCTGCCAAACTGAATATTTTTCCCTGGATGGGCAGTCCGGCTGAGGCGCTGGCCCACCCTCATATTCTCAAGATTCTGACCGCACTGCGTCAAAAAACAGCCGAACCTTTTCGAATCTCCACCAATGGTTCCACGCTCAGCCCTGAAGTCATCCGGTCACTGGTCAGACACAAGCCGGTTTCCCTGGACGTCTCCCTCAACTCTTCTTCCCCAGCCCGGCGGCAGTGGCTCATGAACGATCCGGAGCCTCAGAAGGCCCTGGATTCCCTGGCTCATCTCAGAGAGGCCGATATTCCATACAGCGTCGTCATCGTTCCCTGGCCCTTTCCCTCGCCTGAAATCATGCTCGAGGACCTGCAAAAGACCGTGGCCTTTGCCGCTGCCTTTGATCCGACCCTGATTCAGATCAGTCTGCCAGGGTATTCCCGGGCCTTTTCAAAAGAGGATTCGTTTTCGCTCCACGAAATATGGCGCCTCTTGAAATCAAAAATTCTGGGGCTGCGTCTGAGCACTGATTGTCCCATGGTCATGCGGCCCGGTCTGTTTGAGGAGTATACCGATCCCGACAGGCTCAATGACCCTGTGCTCATAGGCGTCGTGAAAAACTCCCCCCTGGCCAGGGCCGGGCTTTGTCAGGGCGACCGCATCCTCAAGATAAACGGACTGCCCGTGAAAAATCGTCCCCAGGCCCGCTCGCTTCTAACGCTTTTGCACCAGAGCGACCTCAAAGGAGCGTCCCTTTCAATTCAACGAAACGGAACCCCGCTGGACCTGGAACTGAACCTCTTTGATTTCGATTATCCTTACATACCGGAGACCGCAACCCACCTCGGGGGAGTGTTCCCTTGTTCCGGCCTCCCCCTGGAATGGATGGAAAAACTCAGGCAGATCGTTGCGGCCCGCAAGGCCCGGAAGGTGCTCGTGCTTACATCTACTTTAGTGCGCCCCTTCCTCGAAAAATTCACTTCGGTCCAGGGGCGTCTTCCTGGCACGAACCTATATATCAGGGTTCCGCGGAACCATTACTTTGGGGGAAACATCTTTATGGGAGACCTGATAGTTGTCGAGGATTTCATCAGGGCCATCGAGGAGTTCATTGACCAGGAAAAGATTCTGCCCGACCTGGCAGTTATTCCTTCCTCCGCTTTTTCCCTGAGCGGCTGGGGCCGAGACCTTACAGGCCGGGTTTATCTGGATATTGAACGCCGCACCAAAGTGCCCCTAGCCTTGATTGAATGCGACCCCATATTTGATTAA
- a CDS encoding methylmalonyl-CoA mutase, with translation MKSSKDEIRKKEQEWKEGTVKKALARFPLLKESPSRFYTPLDIEDFNFLEKVGFPGDYPFTAGTYAFDPTAGMARLAAKAPSGAGSGLTRAAGYSGYGAPEDTRDYYKQRIESGGRGGPNLAMDLPTQCGYDSDNPMAEGEVGRVGVAIDTLRDFEVIYEPYQGDLNLDRISSNYTMSSLAIYIMALYAALAEKRGIPLEKLRATPQNDILKEYLARGTYIYPPRPAMRLFRDSLVFLHKHMPRVNITSIGGYHIREAGATRQQDLAYSMAIAIAYLEEGVRAGLDVDDFAPRFTFNAFGGSMEFLKEIAFQRAARRMYARILKERFGAQDPRSMIIRMPITAHIGPSSTTIQRPLNNLTRAVMGAIAGALSGGRPAPFPPYDEPLGLGWSAEATQLSTDAGRILACEARLGEVEDPFAGSYCMEALTDEIEEEAWDELKKIDELGGAVAAIEQGYMQRGVSRSAYEHQRKIASGEVLMVGVNCFTGESELEVETTRLVPHPYDPQRRSRAEEKQVAALKEIKRTRNNEDVKRLLGTLKRKTRQEDENLLPHLIECVKAYVTIQEVADVFRDVFGEYEAPSIL, from the coding sequence AAGAATCGCCCAGCCGCTTTTACACCCCCCTGGATATAGAAGATTTCAATTTTTTGGAAAAAGTGGGATTCCCGGGCGATTATCCCTTTACGGCCGGCACTTATGCCTTCGACCCGACCGCAGGCATGGCCAGACTGGCGGCCAAGGCGCCGTCCGGCGCAGGCAGCGGACTGACGCGCGCTGCGGGATACTCAGGTTATGGAGCGCCGGAGGATACGCGGGATTATTATAAACAGAGGATCGAAAGCGGAGGCCGAGGCGGGCCCAACCTGGCCATGGATTTGCCGACTCAATGCGGATACGATTCTGACAATCCCATGGCCGAGGGGGAAGTGGGCAGGGTCGGCGTCGCCATTGACACGCTGCGGGACTTCGAGGTCATCTATGAACCTTACCAGGGGGATCTTAATTTAGATCGTATCTCATCTAACTACACCATGAGCTCTCTGGCAATCTATATCATGGCCTTGTACGCCGCCCTGGCGGAAAAGCGCGGCATTCCGCTTGAAAAATTAAGGGCGACCCCGCAAAACGACATCCTCAAGGAATACCTGGCGCGCGGCACTTACATCTACCCGCCGCGCCCGGCCATGCGTCTCTTTCGAGACAGCCTCGTCTTTCTGCACAAGCACATGCCGCGGGTAAATATCACCAGCATCGGCGGCTACCACATCAGAGAAGCCGGAGCCACGCGGCAGCAAGACCTGGCGTACAGCATGGCCATTGCCATCGCCTACCTTGAGGAGGGAGTCAGGGCCGGGCTGGATGTGGATGATTTTGCGCCCCGTTTCACCTTCAACGCCTTTGGCGGCAGTATGGAATTCTTAAAGGAAATCGCCTTTCAAAGGGCGGCCAGGCGCATGTATGCCCGCATCCTGAAAGAGAGATTCGGCGCACAGGACCCGAGAAGCATGATCATCAGGATGCCGATAACGGCTCATATCGGGCCTTCAAGCACCACCATCCAGCGTCCGCTCAATAACCTCACCAGAGCGGTCATGGGGGCCATTGCCGGGGCCCTGTCCGGGGGCCGTCCCGCTCCCTTCCCGCCCTATGACGAGCCGCTGGGTCTGGGATGGAGCGCCGAGGCGACTCAGTTATCCACCGATGCCGGCCGCATTCTGGCCTGCGAGGCCAGACTGGGCGAGGTCGAGGACCCCTTTGCCGGGTCTTACTGCATGGAAGCCCTGACAGACGAGATTGAGGAGGAGGCCTGGGACGAACTAAAAAAGATTGACGAATTGGGCGGCGCGGTGGCTGCCATCGAGCAGGGGTACATGCAAAGAGGGGTCAGCCGAAGCGCGTATGAACATCAAAGGAAGATCGCCAGCGGGGAGGTACTGATGGTGGGCGTAAACTGCTTTACCGGTGAAAGTGAGCTGGAAGTCGAAACCACGCGCCTGGTGCCTCACCCCTATGACCCGCAAAGACGGTCCAGGGCCGAAGAAAAGCAGGTTGCCGCCTTAAAGGAGATCAAACGCACCCGAAATAATGAAGACGTCAAGCGGTTACTGGGAACTTTAAAGCGAAAGACTCGCCAGGAGGACGAAAACCTCCTGCCGCATCTCATCGAATGCGTCAAGGCCTATGTAACCATTCAGGAAGTTGCAGACGTGTTCCGGGACGTTTTTGGAGAATATGAAGCGCCGTCAATTCTATAA